One Bombus pyrosoma isolate SC7728 linkage group LG18, ASM1482585v1, whole genome shotgun sequence genomic window, AACTTAAATGGAGATACAATTTAAATGGAGGTGAAGATACAACATGGCTCTCTCGCAGAAAGACACAAAAGACGAATAcagaaaaaacataaaaaagtaTTGGTGGATatcgaaatcataaaaaaagaaaaaaaaagagagagagaaccgCAAAACGTCAGTAGCGTCTAATTCGTCTCCCTGTAAAATAAgtgtaaatattgaaaataaatctaacTGACATCCCCCTACCCACTCCACTCCTCCTTCCCCCTCCCTTCGCTCAGTCTCTTAGCCCCACAGGAATTAAAAGTAGGCTACCGATCTGTCCTATTTTGCGACCTAGTTTTCAggacagaagaagaaagaaaacacaaTATCGTATAAAAGCGCCACTTTTGAGCagcttaaattaaattacaaatgttaaaaatgtaaatccaACGCAAAATATGGTATGGCTACGTCGTACCGTCGCGTAACGCTACTTTTGCCAAAACCACTTTCAAACAGAAATGCattgtttattgtaaatacacatatgtaatttatatttttcttgggcaatacacgttatataatatatatatatatatataaattggtATAGTGTTCTATGCTATAGCTCGTTGCTCAGCTTTATGGCTACTTAGACCATTctatttcattcttcttcacttatatatatatatacatataaattatgtttattacataataacattatatgtgtatatatgtaacttGGACCACAAAGTGTGCAAAGTAACATTTAAcaagattttaaagaaaatattaaaatacaataatttttaggACATTTGCATGATTTATAACAGACGATAAGCCAACAGATCCATTAAAGAGAGTGGTCGCGGGTTTCGCAAACTAATTAAACGAAGCAACCTTCCTACGCGCGATGACTTCCTTAAAAGGGTTAGGCGATGAAACATAGTCGAGTCATCGAAAGATAAGTTGCGGTCGCGACGATACATATTTAGGTTACCGTTTCTCATTCGTTCCTTGATAATTCCAAAAGCAATTTAGTTAAACCGATGGCTAACACGCGGCAGCAGCGGCTACTGTGTCCCCAAGGAAATAAATCTTCTTGCCCTCGAGTACTTTGCACACGTGAAAATAGAAAGGTGCTTCGTTCGagtattttagaatttcttgcTTTACCAGGTCACCTAGTGTTTTCGCTAAATCAGTTAAGCGGCAATTGTCTTGCTCGATAGAATATATTCttcaagaaatttattctccTTCGTGCCTTAAACAATAAGAAATCGCGTCTTAAAATAAGAATTCTGCTAAACTTcacataatgaaaatattcataaagacTTAAGTCGTTAAACATAGTCGTGATGACTCGAAGTCTCGTCTATTGGAAAAAGTCGTTTTAAAGTAGTTTTTTAAAACAAGAACccgaaatttgaaattggaGTGAAAAGTATATACTGGAAATAAATAGAAtggtaattttgtaaaagttgagaagaaaaataaaattatatgttgttatttgtttatttagagGTAGAATCACAATAGCTATTAGTTTATTTTAcggataaatctatcacaccgttCTGAGCTAAACAACCTTTATTACACTTTCTTACATGGACTGactaaaaagtaaaacaaaaatctatcgattaaacctatcgataatacctagaactatcttctagttactatttattgtaactagcgcatctgcatatagatggcgagcgcgaactcacgttgtcattttcaacattatACATTGAACAAACTAACgacaattttttcaaggaaaaatacaaacatttttctttcgttgtaTTCTTTTTTGATTTTCGAGGTATTGAAATGGGAAagatgaaatagaaatgaacAAAAGTATACTTTTAAAAAGGTTAAGAGGAATCAAATAAAACAcatatagtaaaattaataaaattaatgaaattgataattctATCAAAAAATTGATGAAGGTCACTTTCCAAGTAGACGATTAttcaagtaaaaaatttccGGCGACCGCAACGCTCTTTCATTCAATGTTACTTTGAACTGCGCCCTCGAAACGGTAATTGGAACGCGACCACCGACGCAATCCTAAAGCTATCGAAACAAGTCGTTTTGACAGCAGCTCTCGGTGTGCACGAATGTCATGTAGTTCACGTAGGTGAACCAAAATACCGATACCGCGCGATATGACTCAACGTTTCGAGTAACTGCGTTCCACAGATAACGCAGGAATGTATCCAACTaacattaaagaaaattctccATATACGTATCTGTACACGTATTATCGCGATGATCGTCGCTGATAATCATTTGCTTAATAGTTTCCCAAGAATTCAACCTTTTGATATCTTCCATGgcatattagaatataaatatttttagtgaCTTTTGACGTAGACAAATTGAATCGATCAcctaaatgaaattttaccatcgaaatatttcgaaagaaatattttattcccaGAAAGGGAAGAATTCAAATGTTTAACATCGTGAACGGTTTTGTAACTAGttgttggggttaggttggtagaaaatttaatagataagcgtgttataatttttctaaatctttttaaagtctggaataaaaattaattaattaacttgaATATAAACAGTAGAATTTTACTATGtagtataagaaaaaatatatgtctGCCTATGgatgattgaaattattcaacatGAACATTTTTTGCTTCAATACATTCTTTAACCTTCTCATTCCTAACATTGACTTTAATTGCGATCCGCGAATTAATTTGTGAGTGTCAATGTCAAATGAAATCGTCTTTGAAAACAACTTCTAAATATGTAGCACTGTCGTCTTAATTGCGTGTATAAACATATCTTTGATACTCATCACCTAAATTAAGTCATTACACGTACAAtgaacatatatacatatatctaatcATTACTTTATCAACACGCGTGTCATAcctatttatttctatatattatcaCAATTCTATCGTTCAGACACGTAACGTTAGtgattttacaataaactGAACAGCCGTTTTCTATAAGCGTTAACTCCACTGCCTTGACTACAATAAAATTGCCTTCGATGTCTTGATATGGTGGTCAAATTTATGGCCTGTCATTACGGAACATGTTGACGAATCTATGAATAAATGTTTCTGTCAgctttagaaatttcatgaaatttcagtattattgtgttggcaactaagtggttgTGGTATTTGTCATTAGgcggtattgacaaaatccgcaatcacttagttgccaacccaatattattATCGGTTTTCAGAACCTCATATACCTAACACAATGATTTTgtttcaaagaataaaattatgtttacgTAGATAGATATCGAGTGATTCTTGGACAAATCGacatattttttgaaataactagaaaatttgtagaatttataatcgttaagaaataatttaataccgTACGTTAATTTAAGAGTGAAATAGAAAGAAgtgttgcaattttaaaatatctatgttatccataacatttttaatctcGTTAATCCTTTGCAATTATacaggaatattttattaaagaatttatataaaatacgtacatagaatttgtttcataaaataaattgtttatacgagataaaatattatcaagttgcaaagggttaatactTCGACGACTGTATCCTCCTAAGTGATCAAATGTTTCTCGTTTCAGGAATTCAGACGGCCTAGTGACAGGTACGTGTATCCACGTTCAAGCAAAATAATTCGCGGGCTTGGTTGCTCGTAAAACGTAGCAACGAAGATATGCGACGTATGCAAATAATACCTGCTGTCTCATGATAACCAGCAAACGGAAAGTTCGAGCTATGCAGTTAGTTAGATTCGTCGTTTCAACGTTTATAAACATTTCTGACAGTCCatcgataaaacaatattacaGATTCCTTGCCCAATATGAATTCCTATAAAAACCAGTtaaaaaacatacatatatatatatatacgattttttccaaatatcgtcaatgtttttgatattttaaatatctaaaaaagtATTTCCTCTGAAAAAAATTCTTATGCAACACAGAAACAGCGTTTACTTTGGCATCACGTAAGCTACACGAGATTTCCGTATCTCTGGAAACAGGAGAAACAGCCGGCAGCTTCCCTCCGTGTATACATAAAACGTCTCTAAATACACAAATTCCAAATGAACCCACAATATCTTCGAGATCCACAGCGAGCCCACTTGCACAGAAGGGCCGACTACGAATCGAAAGTTCAACAAAAGATCGAATTTATCGTTTACTGACGATcatcgtatttctattttacgatTCACACATTGGTCACGGCGAAACTTAGTCCCATATAAGGTTACATTCCAAACTTCCCGCTTAAACAGACTTTCGTTCGTTCACACTTGCAGATTTAactgtaaaatatagaaaaataactgTAATCACGAATGGTAACTGTTTtcttaaataacattaatttttcttaacttttatcgtataaacaattttatcaatactGTGTATCTACCGTTTTAATACCACTGTAAACTGTAAACTCGTCGAATTCCTGAGAGATGAGTTCAAAGATGAGGTTACAACGATAATAAATCTGTCCAATATCTAACACGTCGACCGCTacgcgaattttatatattttaccgCTGGAGTCGCCACAGATTGAAATACGTTACGCTACAACATTTTAttcttgcaaaatattatattacatttgtgCACTTTTTATACCGACTttggaaagaaagaggagaagaaggaaggtATCTCAATTCCCTGTGACAATGTTATCTAAGTCATTCgcatcgttgaaaatttgttaattcatGAAATTCATCTTACTTCGATCGTTCTATTAGGTTggtaactaagtgattgcggatgtTGTCAGTACCacctaatgataaaatccccaatcacttagttgccaacccagtaaaaaatttcataaccTATGTCACTGATGACCACCGTCGCGGTCAACCTGTCAACTTCCATGATGGTAAACAATAaccatattttatatcactataaaatataaacgttaGCTGGTAAATCTGcttaatttcgttttttaacTTCTATCGTATAAACAATTTTGTCAGTACTTTTACGAATTACCTTTAATACCGCTATAAACTGTAAACTGCTGGAATTCTTGGGAGACGAAGCAGAGGTTACGACGGTGGTAAATCTGACGAGTGGAGTCGGCCACGGGGTTTCCGGTGAGGCATATAGAGAACGTGTGAAAGTGCAGCAAAAACGATGCGCACACGTCCCGCATAGCTGACCACTCGTTAGCATTCCACTAAATCGCTAATCGTTGCAGGACTTTGTCCCGTGCCTCctccaccgccaccgccacctcCAGTGCCTGGTCAGGTGCCGGCCATGAGGATCAACACCATCGAGGTAAGTGGAAGATCGTATTCAGTCGGCGTTTGTCGCTCGTTGCGAGCGATTCTCGTGGATTTTAGTGGCATGACGTAGGAAGCGTTAACTGACGCAAACGAAAGGAAggacaaaaaggaaaatattatgtgCGTTGATTGGACCAATTGTTCAACTTCaagcgtaatattttatttgtgaatCGTTCGtaatattgtttgaaaaagaattcttcTTAGTGTCAGAGTGTTTCTCCTTCTGCTTGTGTTTCAGTTTATTCAGTTGGGTAACTAAGAATGGTGAGTGTTCAGATGAAAGGATTTCTTGGGTCAAGTTGAAGCGTACAGCTTGAAGAAAACGAgggcatatacatatatatatgagaaTTTATGGAAAGAATGTGAGGTCGTGATGAAAGCGTAGATTTAAGATAAAAGATGTTTCATGAGGAATTATAGTTGGTCCAAAATTAAAGAGATCTCAAGGCTGTTGTATCTTCTCTTTGTTCCACGTGTATTCTCCTTCACTGTTTGTTTTCCACATGTAGAGTTCTTTGTTccagtatatttaaaaataatttaagcacgtaacaaaaggaaaagacgaagaagaatagCCTTGTATAAAGTGTAACATCTTCGACTCTGCAATTGACAAATTTGATACCTTCAAAATCAACTTAATATACTAGTCTCactatattcttatttttgaaGGTGAAAAATTTGCCACTTGCCGAAACGCGAGGCTTCTATTTTAATGTCACTTAATGCGCCTttgtaattaacatttaacgACCATAAAGATGCTAAGGGATACGTTGAATCGTAGGCACCGGTGACAAGAAGGCCGCAGATGGCTAACAACGATGTTTACGAACCACCAGCGGCCATTCAGAACGCAATGCTGACCAAGGATAAGAAGCCATTCACGTATACACCGGGAATGGGTGGAAAATTGGACCTTTCTCAAATTCGAAGCCCACGAATGGCACGCAGAGTGGCGAAAAATGCGAACGACGAGGGAATCGAGGGTCCGCCAAAATCGGCGCTTGAACCGAAGCCGACACCAGCACAAAACACGGGGGCCAACCTGTTTGTTCAGCCTCAAGTGGCGATCCCCGTCTTTCCGACCAATGTTCCGGTTCAACCGTCTGTCAATAGAACACCATCTACACCTCCTGCCAATAAGATTCAACCTACTAGTAAGTATACTtgacgataaaaatgtaagagTGTAGTTGAGAAAATGGTGAAAAAAAAGTAGAACTTTTAGAAAACAAGTGAAATACTTTCAggcataataataattacaatgatAGTCGCTAAACACTTGACCTCGAACAGAATACTGGTGATGTTATCTTCACTCAGTCATGTAGATTGGATGAAAGCagtttattaacaaaaaatccACTTATGTCCACTgggtaaatatttcttaatagaTTTTTTAGAGATTGTGCATACGAATTGCGAAGTCTAAGTTTCTTCAGTATTTTAAATCTATTCGCAAAATGTCAAGCCTTTTTCTGTGATGTTTCTGGACCGCTATAGGactttctaataattaaaactcacaaatacagtggctcacgaaagtattcgaacgcttaCATATGCAAACTTGAATGGCCGAAATAatgtacattataaatattgtgaaCGTAGTaaaccaaaacaacgttggTATTCCAAGGCACAACAATATGGGTCTCTCCCGATTCAAATCTTCCGTTGACTTTTGTACCACTATACCATTATCATCGAGCAAAAATCTAAAGTAACCGAACaatggaaaaaattgaatGCCATAATTCTGTCATTTCAGCTCCAGAGAAGCAACCAGAATCACCGAAACACGTGACCAAAGTAGAGACCAAAGTAATCCCCACGATCGCAGTTCAGCCGAACACACCCGAGAGTCCGAGCACTCCGACTCAAGTGACTTTGACAAAGGCGCCAACTCCGTGGCTGCAGAATAAGAACAAGCCACAGGAAGAATTACCAGAGTGGGCGAAACGTTCGAGCGTGAACAAACAGCAGAGCACGTCATCGTCTTCGCCGGATAGTCCAACGTCACCACCGGTTTACACGCCTTCGATTCAGCAAACACAGCAACAATCACCACAATGGCAACAAACTCAACAAAGACAGCAATCGATTCAACAGAGGCCACAGTCTCAGCCGCTTCAACCAACACAACAGAGACCATCGCAAATTCAGCAACCGCAACAATATCAATATCAGCAGCCTCAGCAATTCAATCAGCAACAGAAACGTCCGTTCTCTAGTCCTTCTGCAACGCAACAGGTTCATCCAACGCAGACGCAAGAACGCATGATACCAATTCGCGTAAGTGTTTATTATCATGCGAGGCAGATGTTCGAAAGTAGTTTCACGATCTTGCTGACTACTGTAACTCACGTCAATTCATTCGTTTGATAAATTCAACGATCTGTGGATCAGATCTTTGGACTGTACTGTTTCTAAAGATTTAACGTTTGAGTTAcctacaaaattatttctgttattttatttgcgaaATGCAAGTAAAAGAGTTGttagaatagaaaaatagagtAGAAGAACATGCAGTAACAAAAAGGCAGCTCCAATATTTGTCACATttattggaagaaaaagagagacgtAGGTCTCATATTCgaaagtacaaaaatttattattatgaatattagtTGACCGTGAATTTATTTCACACATTTTCAAGATGATTCGATTTTCAATTGGTTTTTGTTggtttattcaaattattagaAAGTGGAGCTGCATCCTTGTTGCAACAGACTTTTCGACCCTCAAATTGCTTAAAACTTTGAGTTTAAAGAATAATtagagaagaaagaattgtaaaatgaaGTATGGAAACCATAGTGTATTAACATACAATAATCGTTTGTGTCCAGATTGAGGATAGGCCGTCTGTGTTCGACGTAAAACCAGAGCCTGGTCACCATCAATTCAAGCAAGCGAGTTCGCATCATCAGCAGCGCTGGGGGCAACCGACTCAGAATCAGGTTCAGAACCAGGTGCAGAATCAAGTCCAGAATCAAGTTCAGAATCAGATGCAGAATCAAGTTCAGAATCAGATCCAGAATCAGACGCCTCAACAATCGACAGGTGGCGCGTACATTATACCAATTATGATCGAGGGAAGTGATAAGAAGCCTGCTGGTGTAGCTACTTCGAATACCTCGTACTCGCAACCGATTCTTAGGAATAACGCGTCTAATGCTGAGAATCAGAACCAGAAAGTGTAAGTTTATTTCCAGAAGTGTGACAATTATCTTATAAGTAGACTTGTaagtagaagaaatattataaaaattgaataatattgtaagaatttataaaattcataatctAGTAATAagctaatataaatttatatcttagccaaaatataaatttgaattaattattgtattattactattagGATGGCGCAACGTATTATACCTGTGCAAGTTCAGCAATCGGATTCTGGTCCACTTCAATCTCGATCGTTCAGAGTTCTTCAGAAGATCACAGACACGGATTCAACGAACGACGTGGACACTGAACAGATGCGTAAACTTCAATTGTCAGAGGACGATAGGATTTTGATGAATAAATTCAAGGAACAAAGTAAAGATcgtattttatcaaaatgagcagttttttttattgtttgattattttgttattgCTACGTGTTCTTCTTTCTATAGTCGACAATGAATCTTCTCTTCATCATGAGGAAGATCCGAGATACCGTGGTGGTGCTATACCCTCTCGAGCTTTCCGCTTCCTACAAACTATGACTGAGTCCGGTGATGCTCCTGCTGTGAACACGAGTAAGTTTTTTACGTTTCAATCAATTGACAGGCTGAAAGAGAAAGTGGTACAAATAGTTAAAACATGACTTTGACAAAATTgtagataaaatgaaatgtcaGTAGGAAATTTTGTATCCTTCtgaacattaaatttattaccaTAACGTTATGGAAGCTTGgaaatttctaacaaaattctatagataaatatccattttatatatatatcgttacatatGTGTCCATcttgtttttaaaaaacgtATACTTTTACCACTTTTCTATGGAATCCATCGTCTATAAAGGTACGACTCTGTACTATTAGTATCTGTAAAATACATATCGTGTGTACGCAACGAATGTACTGACAGTACAACAAAATTCtgcttataaaattataaaataaaatcgtacgTTGCAGCGTCACGGCCACCATCCGCCATAAACAAGAAGCAGAACAGGAATTCAAAGACGTTCGGTAAGTAAACTTGTTAGTCATTTTTCTCTGATTAGCTCTCCATTACATTGAAGCAACATTAACTTTTCATTAATCctagaaaatgtatataataaatataatatttgcagAAGAAACGCAAGCGAACTTACCACCAAGCGAGCAACAGGTTCCAGAGCCAAAGAAATACATGGGCAGTGCGATTCCCTCCAGATCGTTCAGGATATTACAAGCGATGACAGCGCCGGAGAGCGTCGGTGAGTGTCGATCGGCGAAAATTTATCGTCGAGACCAACAAGCGTAAAAAATCTGTCATCCTTCtgaatgaaaagaagaagaaaggaaacgcgTACAACATGTTCATAATTCATGCAGGAACACGCTACTCGTCCATGATGAATTAATAATCGCAACAAGCTTCTATTGACCCTTGTACATTAATGTTCAATGACAAGCGTCTTTACTATTCTAATGGATGATTAAAACTTGAAGTAACGATTGCGTGCCGTCGCTGGAACATTCCCGAATCCTGTGTTCACAGGAATAACGAAAATTCCTTGGTATCGTTCAGCTCGATTAAGCCCTCACCCCGTTCCATTcaaatttcgttcaaataatttctcatCTCTCCCGACAAACTCGTTGCAACAGAAGTtacattagaaaaattgtcacGCAATGCCCATTCTGGCCGTTCCTGTGTATTTTAACGATTGACACACCGATCATCGAGCAACGACCAATATAACGAACTTTTTTTTCGCCGAATGAAAACTTATGATTGCTGTTGAGATGGTCTTTTAAAACACCAGTCACtcgatatattgtacatatacagTGCATGGTAGGTGAATTATTCATCTATTTCCATCGATCGAGTAGTATCGTGGTAAACTATGTTGCTTGTAAAATCGTTCGATCATCGTCGTAACAAACGTGTCGATTCGTCAACGTTGAAATAGCCGTTCCTCGTTTAGAAATGAATACACGAGAAAGTATGGCAAGCTACGATATATGGATTTTGGGTAATTTAACCGGGAATGTTGCATGTTCTTATTAATTGATTTCACACGTGTTTAATTATCGCTGGGATTTTAATACGATTGCAAGTGATCGATTTGCATGTAAAACCGTACTACGATTATTTTGGACACTTACGATCCATCTGTCCAGAATATCGTACGAGCATGTTCTTCCTACTCGAACGTAATGATCGCTTGTGTCCCGTCGAAGATCATCGACGAGCTGGTTTTGCGTTCACaattttcgatcgtttccTTTGAACACAGGATCACACGTCtcgttttttttctctctctctctctctttctctctctctgtcatTCTTTCGTAGCCGTTCGCGACTACACTCGTTGCTTATCCTCGCCGTAAAAATCGTGGCATCTCGTGGCATCTCGCTTGTCCGTCGATTTTTCACAGCCAACGGAGGATCGTCTGCGGTAgacatttatttcgttttctgtaatattgggttggcaactaagtgattgcggattttgtcattagatggtattggCAAAGTCCGCAActacttagttgccaacccaatatttctacatattaGCGTGGAACATTTTTGCctaggagaaataaaaattcgtggATATCCGATGAATACTGACGttagtgaaatttaaatacacaCAGATGttctttaaaaacaatttgttctgctaataaaatatattctttttggTAAATAATAGTACAAGTTGTATACATATTGCGCGCAAGGCACTGCttctttgataattaattcgcCAAACATCTTATGTATTCAAAGAACTGCATTTCTTATCTAATCTTTTATCTTTGGAATTTTCCCGTAGCCTTTAGTTGGTAACGTTTTTTCAGCTACCAAGTCATCTCTTATCAGAATTAACAATATTCCATGATATCTATAATAACGAGATTGTGAATTTGAAACGAACCTCAAGCTTAAACAGAACATAAGATAAATGTCTATCGCTCGTTCTTCCATCGCctaatatgaaaaagaaaggatatCGCGTGTAATATAAGAGAAAGGGAAGTGTGCGGGTGAAAAGAAGGGATAAAAGCAGAGaagcaaaaatagaaaagggagaaacgcAAGACCACATCACACCCCAATAGGAACAGTTGAACTTCTTGTCTGAATGCATTGTGCTGTTTGTTGTAGCCACGCAAGAAAATCGTCAAGCAGATTACCACTGCCAAACAGAGAATAACGTGCCGGGCAATCAGCAGGGTGTCTTCCTCTCTCCCTGTCCGCCTCCATTTTGGACCCCCGACAGTGGTTGGTGGGGCTACTACCCTCTTCCATATCCTGGTGTCGCGAACGAATCTTACCCTTATCATCCTGATAACACTGCCTACGTATACTTTCCTATTTACAATCAAAATTACCCACTTTATCCACCTTACCCACAGTATGATccgatgaataataaaaacgcATATTCTGGTGTTTATCCACCTTACATAGTACCAGTTACTCCACAGAACAATAACAATTGTAATAACAATTGTGAACAAGTCTGTGACGATGTGATAGTAGCAAAAATTCACTCAACGAATATTACAGATATTGCAGAGAATGTTCAGGAAAATAATGGAGGAAATAAAGCACCAGAAAGTAAAATTACCAAGGAGAACGATGATAGTACAAATGGTCTTCTGCAATGGGAGAAGGTGAACAGCGTGTCACGAACTGCGAGCAACAATAGCAAAGACAGTGACTGTACTACTGCGATGAATATCACCGACGAAGAGGAGATTCCTGGTGAGATAATCGTGTCAGAAGTAG contains:
- the LOC122577368 gene encoding uncharacterized protein LOC122577368 isoform X2, which gives rise to MRDVCASFLLHFHTFSICLTGNPVADSTRQIYHRRNLCFVSQEFQQFTVYSGIKGTKENKFLEEYILSSKTIAA